Genomic DNA from Thermotoga petrophila RKU-1:
CCACAAGATATAACAAGGATGTGCTCGTTGTTGAAACAGCTTACGCCTGGACACTCGAGGATGGAGATGGTTATCCCAACATCTTCAATGGTGAAGAAATGGAACTAACAGGTGGCTACAAGGCAACCGTTCAGGGACAGGCAACATTTCTGAGAGATCTCATGGAAGTGGTAAACAGCGTTCCCAACGGCCATGGACTCGGGATTTTCTACTGGGAAGGAGATTGGATCCCTGTGAGGGGGGCTGGATGGAAAACCGGAGAAGGAAACCCCTGGGACAACCAAGCTATGTTCGATTTCAGTGGGAACGCTCTCCCATCACTGAATGTTTTCAAACTGGTGAAAACATCATCGCCAGTGGAGATTGCGATAAAAGAGATCCTTCCTGTGGAGGTTACAACCAACCTGGGAGAGGTTCCAAAATTTCCAGATGCTGTGAAAGTTCTGTTCAGCGACGATTCCATCAGATCTTTACCTGTCGAATGGAACTTTGATTCTGCCCTTGTTGAAGAATCCGGTGTTTACAAAGTGGAAGGCTACATTAAAGACATTGACCGGAAAATTTTCGCGACACTCACCGTGAAGGGTAGCAGAAACTATCTGAAAAATCCGGGCTTCGAAACAGGAGAATTTTCGCCTTGGCAGGTCTCGGGAGACAAAAAAGCGGTGAAAGTTGTAAAAGTCAATCCTTCAAGCAATGCGCACCAGGGAGAGTACGCAGTGAATTTCTGGCTCGATGAATCCTTCAGTTTCGAACTGTCACAAGAAGTGGAACTTCCAGCAGGTGTGTACAGAGTAGGGTTCTGGACCCATGGAGAAAAAGGTGTGAAGATTGCTCTGAAGGTAAGTGATTACGGAGGAGATGAACGATCTGTAGAAGTTGAAACAACGGGCTGGCTCGAATGGAAGAACCCGGAGATAAGGAACATAAAAGTTGAAACAGGAAGAATAAAGATTACCGTTTCTGTCGAGGGAAGGGCAGGTGACTGGGGGTTCATTGATGATTTCTATCTTTTCAGAGAAGAGTAACCGGAGGGTTAGAACATGAAGAAAAAGTACGTTACGATCAGAGACATAGCAGAGAAAGCGGGTGTTTCCATAAACACAGTCTCAAGGGCACTCAACAACAAGCCCGACATTAGCGAAGAAACCAGAAGAAAGATACTGAAAATTGCACAAGAACTGGGATACGTGAAAAATGCCACCGCTTCCTCTTTGAGGAGCAAGCAAACGAACATCGTGGGGGTCATCATAGCCGACAGTGCCAACCCGTTCTACGCGGAGGTCTTGAAGGGAATAGAAGCCGCTTCGAGAAAGTACGGCTATCAGATCATGCTCATGAACACTGAGAGAATCTACGAAAATGAAGAGAAGGCTATAGAAGTGCTTCTCCAGAGGAGAGTCGATGGTCTTCTCATAACACCTGTTCAGGATAAATCAGACGATATAAGAGCTTTGATCGAAAGAAAAGTTCCCTTCGTCATAGTCGGCAGACACTTCGAAGAGTTAGAAGTGGATGAGATCCACAGTGATGAGGTAAAGGGAGGGTATCTTGCAACCAGACATCTCATAGAAAGAGGAAGAAAAAACATCATTATGATCAGCGGATATCTGTTCAAATCGGCTGCCTACATGCGACTTGAAGGATACAGAAAGGCTTTGAAAGAGTACGGAATTCCATTCAGTGAAAAAATGATCATTGAAACAGACATTGACATAGAGAGTGGATATCGAGCGATGCGGGAAGCGATTGAAAAGGGACTTGAATTCGATGCGGTCTTCTGTTACAACGATCTACTCGCTTTTGGTGTGATAAAAGCCTTGAAAGAGTGTGGATATCGTATACCAGAAGATGTGGCTGTTGTTGGCTACGACGACATCGTTTATTCCTCTTTTGTTTGCCCCTCTCTGACAACGGTGAGGATAAAGAAGTTCGAAATGGGATATGAGGCGTTCAGGATGCTTCTTCAAAGATTGAAGGGGCGAAGAAAGAAAAGAAAACGAGTAATCTTGGATGTGGAGCTCGTTGTGAGGGAAAGTGGATGATGCTTGATCGATTTTTTTTCTTTATCTTTCCGTGAACGTTCACGAGGGGTGATATGTATGCTCGGAGTCTGTTACTATCCTGAACACTGGGGAATAGAGAGAGTGGAAGAAGACTTCAGAAGGATGAAAGAACTCGGGATAGAGTACGTGAGGATTGGAGAGTTCGCCTGGAGCAGGATAGAGCCTGAGCGTGGAAAGTTCAACTGGGACTGGCTCGACAAAACACTTGAGCTGGCAGAGAAGATGGGGCTCAAGATCGTACTGGGAACTCCCACAGCTACACCTCCGAAGTGGCTCATCGATGAACACCCGGAGATCCTTCCCGTTGATAAAGATGGCAGGGTGAAAAATTTTGGTTCCAGAAGACATTACTGCTTCTCCAGCTCTGTCTATAGAGAAGAAGTGAAAAGAATAGTCACCATCATAGCGAAAAGGTACGGAAAACACCCGGCAGTCGCAGGCTGGCAGACGGACAACGAATACGGCTGTCACGATACGGTTAAGTGCTACTGTCCGAGGTGCAAAAAAGCCTTCCAAAAATGGTTGGAAAGAAAGTACGAGGGAGACATAAAGAAATTGAATGAAGCGTGGGGAACAGTGTTCTGGAGCCAGGAGTATCGATCCTTCGACGAAATAGAGCTTCCGAATCTCACTCCTGCCGATCCAAACCCGTCTCATCTTCTCGACTATTACAGGTTCGCTTCCGACCAGGTGGTGGAATTCAACAAGCTTCAAGTGGAGATCATAAGGGAGTATTCTCCTGGAAGATTCATCACACACAATTTCATGGGAGGATTTGTAGATTTTGACCATTACAAACTTTCAAGAGACTTGGATTTTGCATCCTGGGACAACTACCCACTCGGACACACACTCGTTTTTCTGAGAATGAAGGGTGAGACGAAAAATCCGTTCGATAGAGTAGGACACCCGGACATCATCTCCTTCTCACACGACCTGTACCGAGGAGTGGGCAGGGGAAGATTCTGGGTGATGGAACAGCAAGCAGGACCTGTGAACTGGGCTCCTTACAATCTCTGGCCTGCCAAAGGAGCAGTGAAACTCTGGACGTGGCAGGCATTCGCACACGGTGCGGAGGTGGTCTCTTACTTCAGATGGAGGCAGGTTCCTTTCGCGCAGGAGCAGATGCACTCCGGACTTCTGGCACCGGATTCAGCACCTTCCCCTGGATACCATGAGGTAAAGCAGGTTTTCGAGGAGCTCAAAAACATCGATATCAATGAACCCGTGAAAAGCGAAGTGGCACTTGTCTTCGATTATGAAACAGCATGGATCTTCTCCATACAACCGCACGGCGAGGGGGCGAACTACCTCGATCTTGTCTTCAGATGCTACAGCGCGCTCAGAAGTCTTGGTCTGAACGTGGATATAGTACCCCCTGGATCTTCACTGGACGGATACAAAATGGTCGTTGTTCCAAGTCTTGCCATTGTGAAGGAAGAGGTTCTGAACACGTTTAAAAAATACGACGGTCTTCTCGTACTTGGCCCAAGAAGCGGAAGCAAAACAGAGACGTTCCAGATTCCTCCCGAGATGCCCCCAGGTCTTCTCAAAGAGCTCATACCCGTTGAAGTAAGACAAGTTGAAAGCCTTGGGTACAACGCTGAAACTCTTATTTGGAACGGGAAAGAGTATCCCGTCTTGATCTGGAGGGAGGACGTGGATCCTACTATCACGGAAGTGATCGCAAGATTCAAAGATGGTTTTGGAGCCATATTCCGGAAAGACAACGTTTTTTACCTTTCTTTCTGGCCTGACAGAGAATTTCTTGTAGATTTCTTTGAAGCACTTTCAAAAGAATCAGGAATTGAAACGAAAAGATTACCAGAAGGAATACGCATTCAAAGGAGAGGTGAATATGTTTTTTCTTTCAATTTCACCTCTGAGGAGGTAGATTTAGAAATACCAGCAAAGGTTCAGATAGTTCTAGGAGATCAAAAGATTCCTCCCTACGGACTGTTGATATGGAGGGAAAACGAACACTGAGGGGGATCCAACAGATGGAAGCGTTGATATCGGGAAAGAATTTGAAAGCTTATTACGTGCTTGACTTTTGGGGTAGTAAAAAAATAGTAAAAGCTGTTGATAATGTTAGTCTTGAAATACTACCTAACGAAATTTACGGCATAGCTGGTGAATCGGGTTGTGGAAAGTCCACGCTTTTGAAAGTCTTGCTTGCTCTTCTCGATCCACCGCTACGTCTGATGGATGGTGAGTTGTTGTACAACATAGAAGGAAATCTTACGAATGTAACATTGTTGAAAAGTGAAGCAACAAGGAGATTGAGATGGAGTTTTATTTCTTACATTCCACAAGGATCAATGCACGTGCTCAATCCCGTAAAGCGAGTGAGGGATACCTTCATAGAAATTCTGAGCAGTCACGTTAAAAAGCAGACTAAGGAGTTTCTCGACCTCGCAGTTCAGCATCTGAAGGATCTTGGACTTCCCGAGAGGGTTCTGAACATGTTCCCACATCAGCTGTCGGGAGGTATGAGACAGAGGGTTACCATAGCACTCGCCACAGTCTTGAAACCCCGCGTCATATTCGCAGATGAACCAACAACGGCACTCGATGTGGTGGCTCAACGAGCTGTTATGCAACTAATAAGAAAGATTCAAAATGATCTAAAAAACACCGTTGTTCTGGTAACTCATGATATGGGTGTGCACGCTCAAATCGCAACGAGGATGGCGATCATGTACGCGGGAAAGATCGTGGAGGAGGGCCCCACGCTGGAAATTTTCAAAAATCCTCTCCATCCTTATACGCGTTATCTGATACAGTCTCTTCCATCAATCGGTGATAAGAAATTGAGATCAGGAATTCCCGGTTCGCCACCCTCGCTGGTGACACCCCCGCCGGGGTGCAGATTCCACCCGAGATGTCCACATGTTACCCAGAGATGCAGGGAAGAAGAACCACTTTTAAAAGAGATAAAACCGGGTTATAAAGTAGCTTGTTTTTTAATGGAGAGGTGAAGAACATGTCCTACGAATGGGAAAACCCACAGCTTGTGGGTGAAGGAACGGAGAAGCCACACGCTTCTTTCATACCCTATCTGGACCCGTTCAGCGGGGAATGGGAGTACCCTGAGGAATTCATCTCTTTGAACGGGAACTGGGGGTTTCTCTTCGCGAAAAATCCCTTCGAGGTGCCGGAGGATTTCTTTTCAGAGAACTTCGACGACTCGAACTGGGATGAGATAGAAGTTCCAAGCAACTGGGAGATGAAAGGATATGGGAAGCCCATCTACACGAACGTGGTTTATCCATTTGAACCGAACCCTCCTTTTGTTCCAAAAGACGACAATCCGACCGGGGTGTACAGAAGGTGGATCGAGATACCTGAGGATTGGTTCAAAAGGGAGATCTTTCTGCATTTTGAAGGTGTTCGATCCTTCTTCTATCTGTGGGTGAACGGGAAGAAGATCGGTTTCAGCAAAGACAGCTGCACACCCGCTGAATTCAGACTCACCGATGTTCTAAGGCCAGGGAAGAATCTGATCACCGTTGAGGTTCTGAAGTGGAGCGATGGAAGCTATCTCGAAGATCAGGACATGTGGTGGTTTGCGGGGATATACAGGGACGTTTATCTGTACTCGCTGCCGAAATTTCACATCAGGGACGTGTTCGTGAGAACGGATCTGGATGAAAATTACAGAGACGGAAAGATCTTTCTGGACGTAGAGATGAGAAATCTCGGTGAGGAAGAAGAAAAAGACCTTGAAGTAACACTCATCACACCGGATGGAGACGAAAAAACACTCGTGAAAGAGACAGTAAAGCCGGAGGACAGAGTCCTTTCCTTTGCCTTTGACGTGAAAGATCCGAGGAAGTGGTCCGCGGAGACACCACATCTGTACGTTTTGAAACTGAAACTGGGAGAAGACGAAAAGAAAGTCAACTTCGGATTCAGGAAGATAGAGATAAAAGACGGAATGCTTCTTTTCAACGGGAAACCTCTCTACATAAAGGGAGTGAACAGACACGAGTTCGATCCTGACAGGGGTCATGCGGTGACGGTGGAGAGGATGATTCAGGACATAAAACTCATGAAGCAGCACAACATAAACACAGTTCGCACATCGCACTATCCGAACCAGACGAAGTGGTACGATCTGTGTGACTATTTTGGACTCTACGTGATAGACGAGGCAAACATCGAATCCCACGGTATAGGCTGGGATCCTGAAGTGACACTTGCGAACAGACCGGAATGGGAGAAGGCACATCTCGACAGAATCCAGAGGATGGTCGAGCGTGACAAGAATCATCCGTGTGTTATCTTCTGGTCTCTTGGAAACGAAGCGGGAGACGGAGTGAATTTCGAAAAAGCCGCTCTCTGGATAAAGGAAAGAGACAACACGCGGCTTATCCATTACGAGGGAACAACAAGGAGGGGAGAATCGTACTACGTGGATGTTTTCTCTCTCATGTACCCGAAGATAGACGTTCTTCTTGAGTACGCCTCCAGAAAGAGGGAAAAGCCTTTCATCATGTGTGAGTATGCCCACGCGATGGGAAACAGTGTGGGAAATCTGAAGGACTACTGGGATGTGATAGAAAGGTATCCGTATCTTCACGGAGGGTGCATCTGGGACTGGGTGGACCAGGGAATCAGGAAGAAGGATGAAAACGGAAAGGAATTCTGGGCGTACGGTGGAGATTTCGGCGATGAACCAAACAACAAGAATTTCTGCTGCAACGGAGTGGTCCTTCCCGACAGAACACCCGAGCCAGAGCTTTACGAGGTGAAGAAAATCTATCAGAACATCAAAGTGCGTCAGATCTCAATAGACACCTACGAAGTGGAGAACGGGTATCTTTTCACAGACCTTGAGATGTTCGATGGAACTTGGAGGATCAGAAAGGACGGTGAAGTGATAGAAGAAGGAAGGTTCAAACTCTCAGCCGAGCCAGGAGAAAGGAAAATTTTTAAGATACCACTTCCAGTGATGGAAGACTCGGAATACTTCCTTGAGATCTGTTTTGCTCTCTCTGAAGATACCCTCTGGGCGAAGAAGGGACACGTTGTAGCGTGGGAACAGTTCCTCCTGAAACCTCCCATCTTTCAAAAAAGCATTGTTCAGGAAAAAGTAGATTTCTCAGAAGATGGAAGATACCTTCTGGTGAGGACAAAAGACGCGGAGTTTATCTTCTCGAAACTCACCGGCCTTCTGGAGCACATCGTGTACAGGGGAAGAAATATCCTGACAGGATCGATCGTTCCAAATTTCTGGAGAGTTCCAACGGACAACGATATCGGAAACAGAATGCCGGAAAGACTCTCCATATGGAAAAAGGCATCGAGCGAAAGAAAGCTCTTCAAGATGTTCTGGAAGAGAAGGGAAAACAGCGTTTCCGTTCAGAGTGTCTATCAGGTACCCGGAAACAGCTGGGTGTACCTCACCTACACCATCTTTGGAAACGGTGACATCCTCGTGGATCTTTCCCTGATTCCCGCAGAAGGTGTACCGGAGATTCCAAGGATCGGTCTTCAGTTCACGGTCCCTGAAGAGTTCGGCACCGTGGAGTGGTACGGAAGGGGACCGCACGAGACTTACTGGGACAGAAAAGAAAGTGGCCTTTTCGCAAGGCACAGAAAAGCTGTCGATGAGATGATACACAGGTACGTCAGGCCCCAGGAAACGGGGAACAGATCGGACGTGAGATGGTTTGCGCTTTCCGACGGTGAAACAAAACTCTTTGTGTCAGGCATGCCGCAGATAGACTTCAGCGTCTGGCCCTTTTCCATGGAGGATCTCGAGAGGGCTCAGCACATAAGTGAACTCCCGGAGAGGGACTTCGTCACCGTGAACGTGGACTTCAGACAGATGGGCCTTGGAGGAGACGACAGCTGGGGTGCGATGCCTCATCTGGAGTACAGGCTTCTACCAAAGCCGTATCGTTTTTCTTTCAGAATGAGGATTAGCAAAGAGATTCCATCCTGGAGGGTTCTTGCGGCGATCCCTGAAACGCTCCATGTTGAGATGTCCTCAGAAGACGTGATACGCGAAGGAGACACCCTGAGAGTGAAATTTTCCCTTCTGAACGACACTCCACTGAGCAAGGAAGAACAGGTGGTTCTCTTTGTTGATGGAAACGAATACTCGGTGAGGCGAGTGGTGATTCCACCCTTCAAGAAGGAAGAGCTGGTGTTCAAAGTAGAAGGATTGAAGAAGGGAGAACATCTGATACATACTAATCTGAACACGAGAAAAACTATCTACGTGAGGTGATATGTGTGGAAATATTCGGAAAGACCTTCAGAGAGGGAAGATTCGTTCTCAAAGAGAAAAACTTCACAGTTGAGTTCGCGGTGGAGAAGATACACCTTGGCTGGAAGATCTCCGGCAGGGTGAAGGGAAGTCCGGGAAGGCTTGAGGTTCTTCGAACGAAAGCACCGGAAAAGGTACTTGTGAACAACTGGCAATCCTGGGGACCGTGCAGGGTGGTCGATGCCTTTTCTTTCAAACCACCCAAAATAGACCCGAACTGGAGATACACCGCTTCGGTGGTGCCCGACGTACTTGAAAGGAACCTCCAGAGCGACTATTTCGTGGCTGAAGAAGGAAAAGTGTACGGCTTTCTGAGTTCGAAAATCGCTCATCCTTTCTTCGCTGTGGAAGATGGGGAACTTGTGGCATACCTCGAATATTTCGATGTCGAGTTCGAAGACTTTGTTCCTCTTGAACCTCTCGTTGTACTCGAGGATCCCAACACATCTCTTCTTCTGGAGAAATACGCGGAACTCGTTGGAATGGAAAACAACGCGAGAGTTCCAAAACACACACCCACTGGATGGTGCAGCTGGTACCATTACTTCCTCGATCTCACCTGGGAAGAGACCCTCAAGAACCTGAAGCTCGCGAAGAATTTCCCGTTCGAGGTCTTCCAGATAGACGACGCCTACGAAAAGGACATAGGTGACTGGCTCGTGACAAGAGGAGACTTTCCATCGGTGGAAGAGATGGCAAAAGTTATAGCGGAAAACGGTTTCATCCCGGGTATATGGACCGCTCCGTTCAGCGTCTCTGAAACCTCCGATGTATTCAACGAACATCCGGACTGGGTGGTGAAGGAAAACGGAGAGCCGAAGATGGCTTACAGAAACTGGAACAAAAAGATATACGCCCTCGATCTTTCAAACGATGAGGTTCTGAGCTGGCTCTTCGATCTCTTCTCATTTCTGAAAAAGATGGGCTACAGGTACTTCAAGATCGACTTTCTCTTCGCGGGTGCCGTTCCAGGAGAGGGAAAAAAGAACATAACACCGATTCAAGCATTCAGAAAAGGAATGGAGACGATCAGAAAGGCTGTGGGAGAAGATTCTTTCATCCTCGGATGCGGTTCTCCCCTTCTTCCCGCAGTGGGATACGTCGACGGCATGAGGATAGGACCCGACACCACACCGTTCTGGGGAGAACATATAGAAGACAACGGAGCTCCCGCTGCAAGATGGGCGCTGAGAAACGCCATAACGAGGTACTTCATGCACGACAGACTCTGGCTGAACGACCCTGACTGTTTGATATTGAGAGAGGAGAAAACGGATCTCACACAGAAGGAAAAGGAGCTCTACTCGTACACGTGTGGAGTGCTCGACAACATGATCATAGAAAGCGATGATCTCTCGCTCGTCAGAGATCATGGAAAAAAGGTTCTGAAAGAAACGCTCGAACTCCTCGGTGGAAGACCACGGGTTCAGAACATCATGTCGGAGGATCTGAGATACGAGATCGTCTCGTCTGGCACTCTCTCAGGAAACGTCAAGATCGTGGTCGATCTGAACAGCAGAGAGTACCACCTGGAAAAAGAAGGAAAGTCCTCCCTGAAAAAAAGAGTCGTCAAAAGAGAAGACGGAAGAAACTTCTACTTCTACGAAGAGGGTGAGAGAGAATGATGGAACTCAGGTACAATCCGCTCACAGATGAATGGGTGATCGTTTCGGCGGCCACACAGAAAAGACCGGTACAGCCATCGAAGACGGAGTGTCCCATCTGTGTTGGAGGCCTCGAGCTTCCCGAGGAGTACGATCTTGTCACCTTCGAGAACAGGTATCCTTCTCTGAAAAAAGATCCACCTCCTGTGGACTGGAAAGATAAGGGGCCTTTCAGGAAAGAAGAGTCCCGCGGTATCTGCGAGGTGGTCGTCTACACCTCGGATCACAACACAGCACTTCCTGGAATGCCTTTGAAGCAGATAGAAAAGCTCGTTGAGATGTGGGTGGACAGAACAAGGGACCTTTCTCAGCACGACTTTGTGAAATATATCTTCATTTTCGAGAACCGTGGAAAGGAAGTCGGTGCTTCCCTTCCACACCCGCACGGTCAGATATACGCGTTTCCTTTCCTTCCAAAGAGAATAGAAGTGAAGATAGACGCGATGAGGAATTGGTACGAAGAGGAAAGGAAGTGTCCCATCTGCGAGGTCCTGGAGAGCGAAGGAGAGGAAAGAAAAGTTTACGAGACGGAACATTTCCTCGCACTCGTTCCTTTCTATGCACGCTTCCCGTACGAGGTGCACATCTACCCGAAGAGGCACGTGAGCACTCTTCTGGAATTTTCGAAAGAAGAAAAGAAAGAGTTTGCGAAAGTTCTCAAGGTGGTAACTGCAAAGTACGACAAACTCTTCGATCAGGAGTTTCCCTACATGATGATGTTCTTCCAGGCACCGTTCAACGAAGAGGATGTGTCTCACTTCTTCCACTTCCATGTGGAGTTCAACCCACCGAAGCGAGACAAAGATAAACTGAAGTGGATGGCGAGTGTCGAGACGGGTACATGGGCGTTCATAAACCCCGTCGTTCCCGAAGAAGCAGCGAGGCAGCTCAGAGAGACGGAGGTGGAAATATGAAAGTGAAGGCACCAGGAAGAATAAACATCATCGGGGAGCACACCGACTACAACGACGGTTACGTTCTGCCGTTTGCGGTGAACAGATACGTGTTTCTCTCGATAGAAGGCTCAGA
This window encodes:
- a CDS encoding glycosyl hydrolase 53 family protein — encoded protein: MRGVLFVLMISSMAFGLIVNPVKNLCEDFIFGMDVSMLYEIEQLGGKYFENGVEKDCLEILKNHGINWIRLRVWNDPRDENGNPLGGGNCDYLKMTEIAKRAKKLGMKVLLDFHYSDWWADPGKQNKPKEWEYLHGELLERAVYSYTKLVLNHMRRNGALPDMVQVGNEVNNGFLWPDGKISGEGAGGFDGFTRLLKAAIKAVREVDPDIKIVIHLAEGGNNSLFRWFFDEITRRNVDFDVIGVSYYPYWHGTLEDLKNNLYDIATRYNKDVLVVETAYAWTLEDGDGYPNIFNGEEMELTGGYKATVQGQATFLRDLMEVVNSVPNGHGLGIFYWEGDWIPVRGAGWKTGEGNPWDNQAMFDFSGNALPSLNVFKLVKTSSPVEIAIKEILPVEVTTNLGEVPKFPDAVKVLFSDDSIRSLPVEWNFDSALVEESGVYKVEGYIKDIDRKIFATLTVKGSRNYLKNPGFETGEFSPWQVSGDKKAVKVVKVNPSSNAHQGEYAVNFWLDESFSFELSQEVELPAGVYRVGFWTHGEKGVKIALKVSDYGGDERSVEVETTGWLEWKNPEIRNIKVETGRIKITVSVEGRAGDWGFIDDFYLFREE
- the galA gene encoding alpha-galactosidase: MEIFGKTFREGRFVLKEKNFTVEFAVEKIHLGWKISGRVKGSPGRLEVLRTKAPEKVLVNNWQSWGPCRVVDAFSFKPPKIDPNWRYTASVVPDVLERNLQSDYFVAEEGKVYGFLSSKIAHPFFAVEDGELVAYLEYFDVEFEDFVPLEPLVVLEDPNTSLLLEKYAELVGMENNARVPKHTPTGWCSWYHYFLDLTWEETLKNLKLAKNFPFEVFQIDDAYEKDIGDWLVTRGDFPSVEEMAKVIAENGFIPGIWTAPFSVSETSDVFNEHPDWVVKENGEPKMAYRNWNKKIYALDLSNDEVLSWLFDLFSFLKKMGYRYFKIDFLFAGAVPGEGKKNITPIQAFRKGMETIRKAVGEDSFILGCGSPLLPAVGYVDGMRIGPDTTPFWGEHIEDNGAPAARWALRNAITRYFMHDRLWLNDPDCLILREEKTDLTQKEKELYSYTCGVLDNMIIESDDLSLVRDHGKKVLKETLELLGGRPRVQNIMSEDLRYEIVSSGTLSGNVKIVVDLNSREYHLEKEGKSSLKKRVVKREDGRNFYFYEEGERE
- a CDS encoding beta-galactosidase — translated: MLGVCYYPEHWGIERVEEDFRRMKELGIEYVRIGEFAWSRIEPERGKFNWDWLDKTLELAEKMGLKIVLGTPTATPPKWLIDEHPEILPVDKDGRVKNFGSRRHYCFSSSVYREEVKRIVTIIAKRYGKHPAVAGWQTDNEYGCHDTVKCYCPRCKKAFQKWLERKYEGDIKKLNEAWGTVFWSQEYRSFDEIELPNLTPADPNPSHLLDYYRFASDQVVEFNKLQVEIIREYSPGRFITHNFMGGFVDFDHYKLSRDLDFASWDNYPLGHTLVFLRMKGETKNPFDRVGHPDIISFSHDLYRGVGRGRFWVMEQQAGPVNWAPYNLWPAKGAVKLWTWQAFAHGAEVVSYFRWRQVPFAQEQMHSGLLAPDSAPSPGYHEVKQVFEELKNIDINEPVKSEVALVFDYETAWIFSIQPHGEGANYLDLVFRCYSALRSLGLNVDIVPPGSSLDGYKMVVVPSLAIVKEEVLNTFKKYDGLLVLGPRSGSKTETFQIPPEMPPGLLKELIPVEVRQVESLGYNAETLIWNGKEYPVLIWREDVDPTITEVIARFKDGFGAIFRKDNVFYLSFWPDREFLVDFFEALSKESGIETKRLPEGIRIQRRGEYVFSFNFTSEEVDLEIPAKVQIVLGDQKIPPYGLLIWRENEH
- the lacZ gene encoding beta-galactosidase LacZ, whose protein sequence is MSYEWENPQLVGEGTEKPHASFIPYLDPFSGEWEYPEEFISLNGNWGFLFAKNPFEVPEDFFSENFDDSNWDEIEVPSNWEMKGYGKPIYTNVVYPFEPNPPFVPKDDNPTGVYRRWIEIPEDWFKREIFLHFEGVRSFFYLWVNGKKIGFSKDSCTPAEFRLTDVLRPGKNLITVEVLKWSDGSYLEDQDMWWFAGIYRDVYLYSLPKFHIRDVFVRTDLDENYRDGKIFLDVEMRNLGEEEEKDLEVTLITPDGDEKTLVKETVKPEDRVLSFAFDVKDPRKWSAETPHLYVLKLKLGEDEKKVNFGFRKIEIKDGMLLFNGKPLYIKGVNRHEFDPDRGHAVTVERMIQDIKLMKQHNINTVRTSHYPNQTKWYDLCDYFGLYVIDEANIESHGIGWDPEVTLANRPEWEKAHLDRIQRMVERDKNHPCVIFWSLGNEAGDGVNFEKAALWIKERDNTRLIHYEGTTRRGESYYVDVFSLMYPKIDVLLEYASRKREKPFIMCEYAHAMGNSVGNLKDYWDVIERYPYLHGGCIWDWVDQGIRKKDENGKEFWAYGGDFGDEPNNKNFCCNGVVLPDRTPEPELYEVKKIYQNIKVRQISIDTYEVENGYLFTDLEMFDGTWRIRKDGEVIEEGRFKLSAEPGERKIFKIPLPVMEDSEYFLEICFALSEDTLWAKKGHVVAWEQFLLKPPIFQKSIVQEKVDFSEDGRYLLVRTKDAEFIFSKLTGLLEHIVYRGRNILTGSIVPNFWRVPTDNDIGNRMPERLSIWKKASSERKLFKMFWKRRENSVSVQSVYQVPGNSWVYLTYTIFGNGDILVDLSLIPAEGVPEIPRIGLQFTVPEEFGTVEWYGRGPHETYWDRKESGLFARHRKAVDEMIHRYVRPQETGNRSDVRWFALSDGETKLFVSGMPQIDFSVWPFSMEDLERAQHISELPERDFVTVNVDFRQMGLGGDDSWGAMPHLEYRLLPKPYRFSFRMRISKEIPSWRVLAAIPETLHVEMSSEDVIREGDTLRVKFSLLNDTPLSKEEQVVLFVDGNEYSVRRVVIPPFKKEELVFKVEGLKKGEHLIHTNLNTRKTIYVR
- a CDS encoding ABC transporter ATP-binding protein; translation: MEALISGKNLKAYYVLDFWGSKKIVKAVDNVSLEILPNEIYGIAGESGCGKSTLLKVLLALLDPPLRLMDGELLYNIEGNLTNVTLLKSEATRRLRWSFISYIPQGSMHVLNPVKRVRDTFIEILSSHVKKQTKEFLDLAVQHLKDLGLPERVLNMFPHQLSGGMRQRVTIALATVLKPRVIFADEPTTALDVVAQRAVMQLIRKIQNDLKNTVVLVTHDMGVHAQIATRMAIMYAGKIVEEGPTLEIFKNPLHPYTRYLIQSLPSIGDKKLRSGIPGSPPSLVTPPPGCRFHPRCPHVTQRCREEEPLLKEIKPGYKVACFLMER
- a CDS encoding LacI family DNA-binding transcriptional regulator is translated as MKKKYVTIRDIAEKAGVSINTVSRALNNKPDISEETRRKILKIAQELGYVKNATASSLRSKQTNIVGVIIADSANPFYAEVLKGIEAASRKYGYQIMLMNTERIYENEEKAIEVLLQRRVDGLLITPVQDKSDDIRALIERKVPFVIVGRHFEELEVDEIHSDEVKGGYLATRHLIERGRKNIIMISGYLFKSAAYMRLEGYRKALKEYGIPFSEKMIIETDIDIESGYRAMREAIEKGLEFDAVFCYNDLLAFGVIKALKECGYRIPEDVAVVGYDDIVYSSFVCPSLTTVRIKKFEMGYEAFRMLLQRLKGRRKKRKRVILDVELVVRESG
- the galT gene encoding galactose-1-phosphate uridylyltransferase, translated to MMELRYNPLTDEWVIVSAATQKRPVQPSKTECPICVGGLELPEEYDLVTFENRYPSLKKDPPPVDWKDKGPFRKEESRGICEVVVYTSDHNTALPGMPLKQIEKLVEMWVDRTRDLSQHDFVKYIFIFENRGKEVGASLPHPHGQIYAFPFLPKRIEVKIDAMRNWYEEERKCPICEVLESEGEERKVYETEHFLALVPFYARFPYEVHIYPKRHVSTLLEFSKEEKKEFAKVLKVVTAKYDKLFDQEFPYMMMFFQAPFNEEDVSHFFHFHVEFNPPKRDKDKLKWMASVETGTWAFINPVVPEEAARQLRETEVEI